One genomic segment of Spirochaetae bacterium HGW-Spirochaetae-1 includes these proteins:
- a CDS encoding NAD synthetase yields the protein MTPGIFDILSLVIILLIILNIKLMSSPKTAFIGNRLGSLAMFGAIAVVMISNNVINLPLLAVSMAVGSLFGIFIALKVTTLQIPQLVALLNGFGGGASFFVALIVIFEDGGNLDFTNQFSSMLAIIVGAVTLSGSLIAAAKLDGRMEQRPVLLKGHNLLNWTILLSFVLLTTLSFFSKGNIVVISIALSILALSFGVLFTIRIGGADMPVAISLLNSYSGLAAAICGFAINNFLLVAVGAVVGASGLILTQIMCRAMNRSLIDVLTGGTSLKKKNGASPAPALTSPTVKGNSSGIKSLADAKKVVIVPGYGMALAQAQWKVKAIY from the coding sequence ATGACTCCCGGGATATTTGATATACTTTCTCTGGTAATAATTCTGCTCATCATCCTTAACATAAAATTAATGAGCAGCCCTAAAACGGCGTTTATAGGAAACAGGCTCGGTTCATTGGCCATGTTTGGTGCAATCGCGGTGGTAATGATAAGTAACAATGTGATAAATCTTCCCCTCCTGGCTGTTTCAATGGCGGTGGGGAGCTTATTCGGCATTTTTATCGCACTGAAAGTAACGACTCTTCAGATTCCTCAGTTGGTTGCCCTGCTTAACGGTTTCGGAGGTGGAGCATCGTTTTTCGTTGCTTTAATTGTTATCTTCGAAGATGGCGGCAATCTTGATTTTACCAATCAGTTCTCAAGCATGCTGGCAATTATTGTAGGTGCAGTAACTTTGAGCGGAAGCCTCATCGCTGCTGCAAAACTTGACGGCAGAATGGAACAGCGTCCTGTTTTGTTGAAAGGTCACAATCTGTTGAACTGGACTATCCTTTTATCATTTGTGCTGCTCACAACATTGAGCTTTTTTTCAAAAGGTAATATAGTAGTAATCAGTATCGCTCTATCTATTCTTGCATTATCTTTCGGTGTTCTGTTTACTATCCGCATCGGCGGAGCCGATATGCCTGTGGCAATTTCACTACTCAATTCATATTCGGGACTTGCGGCTGCAATCTGTGGATTTGCAATTAATAATTTTCTATTAGTTGCAGTCGGCGCCGTTGTGGGTGCATCGGGACTTATACTTACCCAGATAATGTGCAGGGCGATGAACAGATCTCTTATAGATGTTCTTACGGGAGGCACCTCTTTAAAAAAGAAAAATGGAGCTTCTCCGGCCCCTGCCCTGACATCCCCGACAGTAAAAGGAAATTCTTCGGGCATCAAATCATTAGCTGATGCGAAAAAAGTGGTGATCGTTCCTGGATACGGCATGGCTCTTGCCCAGGCCCAGTGGAAAGTGAAAGCCATCTATGA
- a CDS encoding NAD(P)(+) transhydrogenase, with the protein MNGYILLAVFIASMLIGYKLISNVPSLLHTPLMSGMNAFSGITILGALVSTSFAILLESRILGALSIILAMINVVGGFLVTDRMLQMFKPKDKK; encoded by the coding sequence ATGAACGGATATATCCTGCTGGCAGTTTTCATTGCATCAATGCTCATCGGGTATAAATTAATCAGCAATGTTCCTTCGCTGCTGCATACCCCTCTTATGTCGGGAATGAATGCCTTTTCTGGCATCACTATTCTTGGTGCACTTGTATCCACATCCTTTGCGATTCTTCTGGAAAGCAGGATACTGGGAGCTTTATCAATCATCCTCGCCATGATAAATGTTGTTGGAGGATTTCTGGTTACCGACCGGATGCTGCAGATGTTTAAGCCAAAAGATAAAAAGTGA